The genome window GAAAGCGTTGGGAAAACTATCGAGCTGCATCACGACGCGCGGGGACTGCAGATCGATCTCTTCGAACGGCAAGTCGTCGGGAAAGTGTGGATCACCGACCGGATGCACGGCCGAGCAGCGGAGTTCTGGGTCGGGACCCACGCGACAGCAGTCGTCCTCGCCGATGAGGATATGTTCTTGCTCAAAGCGGTTTCCGGTGGTGACCTGGCGAGTGGCCGGCGACGCGACATCGAGGATATGCGGACGTACGCCCAGCGGGGGGTAGACTACGAGGTGATTCTGACCGAGATCGACGAACAGCGACCGTTCAACACCGGGTCGACGGAAGCACAGCAGATCCGCGACCGCTCGCATCCGCTGTTCGCAATCGAGATGGCGGTAAACTCACTCTCGGGACTCCCAAACACGTTCACCGCCCGTATCGAAGAATGTGCGACGGAATTCGAAACCGAATACACCGTTCTGGGAGCGGTCGACGATGGCATCGGCGACATCGATGCAATCCGGGAGCGAGTCCTCGCGAATGTGCAGGCGCTGTCGGACGACCAGGAAGACGCCGTCGACGACGCGATTGACCGACTGGTCGCAAAGCGGATTCTCAAGCGCGACGGAGAAATGGTTCAACTCTGGTAAGCCAGCACTTCGACCGCAGTTGTTGTTTGTTGCCCCCTGAGGGGTGCGGGGGTGTTCGAACGAACCCCCGCGGACCAACCGGTGAGTGGAATCAGCGACCCACACTCGCACGAACAGTCACGGGGTCCGGATGATCCCGACGTGGTCTACATCGGCTACCGTCGTCGAGGCCGCGTTATTGTCGAGAAACGACCCGAGCAAGAACAGCTGACGCCGGAGCGAAGTCTCGCACTGGTGAATCACAGCTCCTCGGGCTTCGAATGGGGATATAGTGGCAGCGGCCCGGCGCAACTCGCGCTCGCACTCCTCCTCGACTACACGGGTGACGAAGCGTTCGCCCTCGACCACTACCAAGCCTTCAAGAGCGAGGTCGTGAGCCAGCTGGACTGCGCGGGGTCCGACGAGTGCTGGCGACTCACCTCGAGCGAGATCGACGCAGCCCTTCGTGAGACGACTGCCGAGCCAGTCGCACCGTCCATCAACTAACGATCACAAAGAGAGCAATTCATGGCAGAACCCACTCAGCAGTCTCGTACGAACGAGGAATCGACAGAGAACACTGAGCGGCAGGCACCAACCGAATACGTCGAGCGAAGCGATGTCGGCGTCTCACTCACAGTGAAGCTCACTCGCGGTACTGGCACCCGCGATCAGGATAAGCTCACGGCAAAAGTGAAGGCGAAAACCCTTGAGGAGGCCCGCGAAGACATGGAGACGCTTCGAGAGTACATCCACGATCTCGCTGAGGACGCTCGCCAGGTCCAGCCACCAGACCCACACGAAGAGTAATTCTTTTGGATGTTGCACAGAATTGTGTAACTATAGGATGTACGAAGTATGCGGTGAGAAGGAACTCAAGGTCATCCTCGCGCTCGATCCAGGGGACTCCATCTCTGGCATCGCGCGAAAGATCGACGAGAACCGCGAGACGATTCGGCGCGTCGTAAATCGCCTCGAAGACGCGGGATACGTCGCGTACGATGATGGCCTCCAGCTCGTCGACCAGACAATTCGAGACGCCGGTCTCGAGTTCCTGACGGCGGCAGCAACCACCTCGCCGCCATCCATCACGGAGGCATACGTTCTCCCCCAGTTTGCCGGCCTGGACTATGCATTCACATCCATCGATGCAGTGTACGTCTGGACTCGCGGTGGCTACCAGGTCGCTCGCGATCCGGCGGACTACCCGCTGTTCATCACCGTCCACGAGTCCGAGCTCGACGCCTGGACAGCGTTCTTCAATCGGTTCGGAATCCCGACTGCCGAGGAACGCCAGCCCACTGACGACCTTGATGGTGCCATCCAGTTCGTTTTTGAGCCCCGGTCGCAGATCGATGCCGAGATGGTCGACGGACGGCCCGTCATCTCGCTTCAGGAAACCGTGGCATTCGCAAATGAGCACTACGCGACCTTCCAGTCGGCACTCGACATGCTCGGCCGGATGTACGACGACGTCGACACCGACGCGGATTACCGCATAGAGCCAGCCTAAATGAGCCAAGAAGACCGCAGTGAGGCGCTCATCCAAGTCCTCGACGAACTGGAACAGTCCGACATCGGATTCGTCCTCGTTGGTGGGTACGCGATCAGTCAGTTCGAACCGCGATTCTCGACCGACCTGGATCTCGTCATCGCCCCGGATGACTACGACGACGTCGTGGCATTCCTCGAAGCACGCGGTTTCGAACGGACGACCGAGCTCGAAGTTCCACCGGAAGAAACCATCTATGATCGGGAAGTCGACGTCTTTGAACGGACCGAAGGACTCCCCCATCCGGTCGGCGTCGATATTCTCGTGAATGGGCTTGGCTGTCAGCAAACCGAGGCGGAATGGTCGTTCGACTATCTGCGTGACCACAGTAGTAAACTACCCCACCCTACTCCCTCGGCGCATACGCGCCTCGGTCCTTGAGGGATGGGGCTTTGATGTGGACTCCCGGCAATCAGTCGCCAGCAATACGCTGGTGACTCTTGCCGTTCAACGTCCCACCATTTATACGCACGTCTACTCGTGCGTCTCCGCCCCCCGACGTGGGCGAGGAACGGAGTCTATGTCTCCGCTTCCGGGCGTAGCGTAGCCCGACGTTCTTCGCGCCGTTGTAGTCCGCGTTCACCTCATACCCACACTTCTGGCACTCAAAGTGTTCACCGTGGCGGTTATTCTCGTGCGTGAACCCGCAGTCCGTCCGAGAACAGCGTTGAGACGTGTGGTTCGGTTCGACTTGCTCCACGGAGACACCCTGTTCAGGGGCCTTGTAGGAAACGTACTCGTAGAGGCGTCGGAACGCCCACACGTGGTGCCACTTCGCGTGTGGAAGTCGCTCGCGTATGTCCGTTAAATCCTCGAACGCGATAACGTCGCAGTCGTGTTCGACGGCTTCCGAGACGAGTTCGTTGGCGACGGTGTGGATGTACTGCTTCCGCCACGCTTCTTCTCGCTTCCCGAGTCGAAGCAGGGCGTTGTGCGCGGCTTGCGTGCCGCGCTGTTGCATCTCACCACGCCGTTTCTCGAACTCGCGGCACCAGTGGTCGTAGTCGTCACCCTGCCAGAACGTGCCGGTGGAGGTGACGGCAAGGCTGTTGACACCGAGGTCGATACCGAGGACTGTTTGGTCGGAGTGCCCGGTATCTTCCGAAACCTCGTCGTCGCTGTCAATCTGCCGCGTCGAGATGTGAAGGTAGAACTCGTCGGTGGTCGCATCGTACCGAAGCGTACTTTCGCGGAACTCGTAGTCCTCTGAGAGTACGTACCGCTCGTACGGTGTCGGGCTGTCTGCCGGGAGAACGAACGAGGGTTCGACCCTCCCCTCGACAGTTGCCAGCGACACCTTGTTGCGGTAGAAGGTCGCGCTCCGCGTGTCGTAGTCCAGCGTTTCGGTGGTGAACGTGGGGCAAGAGACGCGCTGTCCCTTCTTCCAGCGTTCGACAACGGCTTTGACGGCTTCGACGGCGCGTCGGATGGCGGCTTGGACGAGTTGTGCCTGTAACTCTGTCTCCTCTCGAAGGTCGGAGTAGAGCGCATCACGAACATCCCGTTTGTTGGTCTTGCACTCAGTGAACGCGGTGCCGGACCAACAGTAGTCGGCGGTTCGGTTCGCGCAGTACAGGTATTGGTCGGCGGTTCGGTGGAGTGCGTCGCGTTGCTCGTCGGAAACAGCGAGTTTCACGACGGCGGTACGACGCACACACATAACTTCAGAGAAAGGGCGGCGGTACTTATATATCCGGGAGTCTGCCGGCCGGAGTGCGCCGGTTGTGTCGTACCATACCGGTTTCCTCTCTGGCCTACTCGCTCCCTCCGGTCGCTCCTTGAGGACGGAGGCTCCACCTTGAATTACGCTGAAACGACGATTTCGGGCGGGACCCGGTCGACGACCGCACGAGCAGCTGACGGAGAAATCCTCGTCGCCGCGAAACTCCATAGCGGCCGAAAGACGGATCTCGCTGATGTCCTCGCCGCAATCCCAGCGATCGACCTCGATGGCGTCGAGTCGCATCTCCACCGCGGCGATGCTGATGCCCTCCGGTCGCAGCTCAGTGAGGCCCAAGCCTTCATCGAAGAAGGTGGGCTGGATCACCGATTCAAGAGCATGTTCGGCCAATCGTCGGCATCAGCCGACGACATCGAGACGCTCCTCGAATTCCTCAAGCGACAGCAGAAGTAAAATAGCGTTTTCCAGGCCTACAGCGACGGTATCTGTGCGTAGCTATCGCTGAGAAGGGACGCCCAGAGAGAACCGACGCTGTTTGTCCTCGCCTCAGCGGGAGCGGAGGCGACCATCCATGAGCGACACAGGAGGGCACGACCCAGACTCGAACGAACTGTCACCAGAACAACGCCTCGAACCCCAGAATACGCGACTCATCAACGCCGGCATCGTGACGATTCACGATATGGAGACGCTGCGAGCGTGCGTCGCCTACGAGAACGCGAACAAGCAGCGTGTCCAGATCCTGCGCCGGCTCGAAGATCGGGCCAGCGAAATCCGCGCACGAGACGACTGACGCGACAGCGGGGGTTGTTTGTCGGAGCCTCGGTGGGCGGAGGCTCGAATGAGATGAGCGATCGACCCGAGATCGAGATTCAACGACAGACCGCGTTCGGCGACGATGGCCAGCTCGAAGTGACCGAAACAAGCGTCGAGACATCACTCGAGGATTTTGGCGCGGACGTGGATCATCGCGACCGGTGTTCGCGGCGCGATCGGCCCGAGGCGAGCGAGTTCGGCGTCGACGACCGGCCCGAAGTTGAGCAAACATCCGAGGGAGATCAGTCAACACTCTTCGCTGATACGGACGAGGATCAGCAAACCCTCAACGGTGAGGATGCGGCCGCTCGCTGTCTCTTCGAAGAATAGACTGCCCCTATTGATTAGTTATTCGTCGAAATGTTATAGTCTGAAGGCTCTGTTGAAATCCTAAGCCGCTGACAGTTTTTCAATGGCTACTGAATACGGAGCGTCTGTCGGTCAAAGGATCAGAGGCAAATCGCCAAGTACAGGTGAAACGGTTAGCTATTTTCGACTTCAACGTTCGTGTCTCCACAGTTCCGGCAGCAGTTGCTCTGCCATGGGACAGTTTGAATCAACTGTCGCTCGGCGTCACATTGGTGGCAGTATCCTTGTACGTACGAGGCCATGCCGTATTGTTGTTCTCACCCCACTTCATACCTGCACAACCAGGGGCTGCCGGTACCGAGGCGTCGACGCCCCGCCCCAGTTACGCGGCTGTGGTCGCACAGCCAGAGCGGCCGCTCGCAAGCAGCCGTGCCCGGCGACACAGCAGCCCATCAGGACGCTCCCGGCTGAATCGACCCCATGCGACCACGCCGTGATGGTGGTCGCCGATCGCGATCACTCCCAGTATCAGCGAGTGCCCCGTCGTCGGCCGTCGTCGCGAGCGCCCGGCGACGACAGGTGAGTCCACATCCCTCACCCCACCACGTACGTCAGGGGGTGGACTGGCGACAGCCGCCCAGGTCTCTTGCATGCCGTGGCGATGTGTGCTTGCGGACGGTACGTGAACAGGTGATCGATTTCGACCCGACTGCCGCGGGGCGGTCGTCACTGCCGGGGGCCGCCGACGATGTAGATGCTGGGGTGCAGGCTGTTCGGGAGGCGGTTGCCGACCGGAATCGTGAGGATGGCTCTTCCGAGGAGTAATGGCCAAGGATTCGTCCAGTGGGCGGTTCGTGGCGGCGACGCCGGTCAGTGTTCGTTCGATGGGTCGAGACGAAGTTCGGGGCCTCGAGACTATGCAGTCTTAACCAACACCCCGTGCCTATCCCGGTATTTGTTGGTTAATCAGCTTTCCGGCTCGCTGTGGGCGATCAACCGGTACTCTCGCCGTATCGAGAGGGAAGGGATACGTGGCGGTCTCGGAGGGGTATGCGTGCTAGTCGCGGGCGCCGATGACCGTCGTACCACACTCGACGCAGACGTATGCGCCGTCGATGGTTTCTGCAGCGGGGGCGTTGCAGTGGATGCACTTCACGCGTGAGGATCGGACGGATCGTGGGTAGCGACTCATAGGGAGTCAGTTCTCCGTGACTACCGAGTCCTTGTACGGCTCACAAACTCGCGTGACACCTTCCTCAAAGTCGATGGTTGGCTCCCAGCCCGTCGCCTCGTGCAGTTTGGAGTAGTCGGCCATCGTGTCGTGGACGTACACCTCCAGCGGGTTCTCGATGTACTTCGGGTCGACGTCGGTGCCCAGTTCGTCGTTGATCATGTCGACCATCTCGTTAAACGTGTAGCTCTCCGCGGTGCCGACGTTGTAGATGCCCTGGAGTTCGTGGTCGGCGGCGAGTTCACAGGCTCGGACGACGTCGTCGACGTGCGTGAAGTCGCGGGTCTGGCTGCCGTCGCCGAACAGTTCGGGTTGTTCGCCGTTCGCGATCTTGTCGGTGAACTGGGCGACGGTGTTCGCGAACTCGCCTTTGTGTTCCTCGGCGCCGCCGAAGCCCTGGTACACCGAGAAGAAGCGCAGGCCGGCCAGCGTCATGTCGTGGAAGTTGTGGAAGTACTCCGCGTAGCGCTCCCGGGCGAGTTTCGAGGCTTCGTAGCCAGTTCGGGCTTCGACGTCCATGCTCTCGGGCGAGGGTTCGGTGCGGTCGCCGTAGATGGAGGACGTGGTCGCGTAGACGACGGTGTCGCAGCCGTCCTTGCGAGCCTGTTCGATCGTGTTGACAAACCCCTCGACGTTGACGCGGGCACCATTCGTGGGATCGTCCTCATGCATTTTGTACGAGGAGAGTGCCGCTAAGTGGAACACGACGTCGACGTCGGTGGGGAGGTCATTGTCGACGACGGAGGCGTCGATGAACTCGACGTCGTCAGTGAGGTTCTCAGGGGTACCGAGGTACTGGTCATCGACGGCGATGACGTCGTTCTGTGTGGCGAGGTGGTTGGCGAGGTTCGACCCGATGAAGCCGCCGCCGCCCGTGACGAGGACGCGTTGGTTCTCCATGGTGGTTCGTGTTTGGCAACTGGGGGAAAGCGTTGTGGTCGGGAACGGCGATCGTGCTGCCGACTCAAGGGTGTGGGTGACCCGGTTGCGACAGCGAACATGCGCGAGCACTTCCCGGAGTATGCTGACACGCCGACTGAGGCACTCGACGACGCAGTCGCTGCGCTCGTCGTCACGGATTGGCCGGAGATTGCGGACCTCGATGAGGAGTTTGACGTGATTGCGACGCCGGTGGTCGTCGATGGTCGCCGCGCAATTGATCGCCAGGACGGCATTGTGTACGAGGGACTGACCTGGTAGCGATCAAGGCAATAGCGAACTCACGGGCCGCCTGATAATCCACATGTACCACTCCAACATGAATACACCCGTTAGGGGATGTATGCCCGTCCGAACACACGACCAATCACAGTTTTCAGTCGGTGTCGGGTGTGTCTCTCGACTGCAACACGAGCCGAGCGATCAGGAATCTCGGACACCGAGCAGTTCCCGATCTACCGCGAACTCGCCATCGCGCTCATGAAGAACGCGGAGAACACCGTCTGGACGCCGATGACGATCGCGGTGAACGCCAGTAACGACGCGACGGTAAACGGCACTGACGTGAACCCGCTCTGGGCCCACGTCACGACCAGGTAACCGGCGTACACCGCACCCGCGCCACCAACCACGATCCCGGCCGTGGCCCCGCGTTCCAGACTCAGCCGATCGACGACGAACTCCGTCACGGGATCGTCGGGCTTCCTGATCGGGTCACCACTAATCGTCGCGAACGCACCCATCGATGCTACCTGATACCCGACGATCGTGAATAGGCTCCCCGCGATCATAGTGTTCGGGCCGAGCGTCACCGAACTCCCGGGAACGCCGAAGGCAACGCCAGCCATCAGCAGTATTCCGAACAGGCCAATCATCATCCCGGGTACCGAGAACAGATACCCCGGCGCGTTCAGCAGCATGAACCGGACGTGCCGCCAGCCGTCTTTGAAGCTCTCGAGGGTCTCTTCGCCCTCGCGCTCGTGGTAGACAATCGGCAACTCCTCGATTGTCAGGTCGGCGGCACCGGCCTGCATGATCATCTCGCTCGCGAACTCCATCCCCGTCGTCTCACAGCCCATCTCTTCCCAGGCGTCGCGAGTGAACACGCGCATTCCCGAATGAGCGTCACTAACGCCGGCGCCGTAGAAGGTGTTCAGGAACTTCGTCAGGAGCGGATTCCCAACGTACTGGTGGAGAGTCGGCATGGCGCCTGGCTTGATCTCCCCCTCGAGACGGCTCCCCATCGCCATATCGGCGTCGCCGTTGGCGACGAGGTCGTACAGCTTCGGGAGCTCTTCGAAGTCGTAGGTCGTATCGGCGTCACCCATCGCGATCACGTCGGCGCGGGCCTTGTCGAACGCGTAGCGGTAGGCGTAGCCGTACCCTTTCCCGTCCGGTTCGACGACAATGGCGCCCTCCTCCCGGGCGATGTCGGGTGTTCGGTCGGTCGAACTGTCCGAGACGATGATCTCGGCTTGTACCCCGAGCTCACGAAAGGCGTTCTTCGCTCGCTGGATACACTCCCGGATGCCTTCCTCCTCGTTGAGCGTGGGCATTACGAGCGAAATCTGAGGGGTCGCCTCGCTGTCGCCAGGCAACAGCACGCCGTCCCCCTCCCGCCGCTCGTCCAGTCCTGGCGCCTGCTCGATTTGGTACTCGCCGCCCTGTTCAACAACCTCTTGATCGGCATTTACACTAGGCATTGTCCCCTCCAACGTGTCCTCGCTGCGCTCCCATGGTAGATTCTGTACGTTAATGTGAATCTAGTCAACATAAGCATGTTCCTAACAGGTCGCTGAATGAACGAAATCTTGGGTGAAGTCGGTGCGGGTTGATGTCCCAGATACCCCGGTTCCGTCGATAGCTCTTGATTTGGAAAAGAACTCCTTCCGAGAGCAAAGGGATTGGCGTCTCAAATCCTTAACCAACAATCCATACTCGCTGACCCGGTTGTTGGTTAAGGCGGTTTCTCAGTATAGCCCTACGCTAACAGATCCCCTACAGACGGAGCAGGCTGAGTGCCTCGGGGCTTGACCTCGAGGCGGTTCACTCAGGTGCCGTCACGTTGATCCACAGATGGAGCTCCCGGTACGCGTTCTCCGTTGTGGAATCCGCAGGTGCCTCACCCTTGTACAGGAAGAATCAAGGCCTTTTGGCAGTCTTATGGCGCCTGGCCCGACTCAACATCACAGGACAACTCCTTCGAAATCGAGTACGAGGGCCCGTCACCAACCGATCTCGATAGTGCTGTGTGTACCGAATGCGAAGCGAACGTCTGGACGACTCAGCGCGGTCCCTTCATCGCTGAGTACGATACCGGCGTGCTCTGTGGCTACTGCAGCTACGAGTGCTACTTCTCACATCGCCATCGGAACAACCTCGAGGAGATCGCCGGCAAGCAGAGCGTGTACATTCCGCCGGCGTGACGCCACGAGTGGTTTTTCGCGCCCCAGAGGGGGCGAGGGCTCGATCCAGAAAGCCCTCCGAGAAGGTGATTTCCGTGAGTCAACAACAGCGTCCGAACGATGTCTCGATCGACGACATTCCAGTCGACGTATCGAACACCCATTGACCTCCTCCCGCGCCTGAAGACGCGGGAATCTCACCACGGGATTTCAGGCCGAGTGTTCGCCCGACCCTACGGTTTCAAGACGCATACGTTCCAAGCGTCGCCTGCTGGGTGTCAGCATCGGCTTGGCTGTCTTGTGGCGCGGTCAAACGCGCCCCATCCTCAGCCGAGTCATCGTCGTTCTCGTGTTCTCTGGAACGACTCTCTCCGCTGAGGTAGCGGTCTGCGATGTTCACTGCTCCGTTCACATCCGCTTGGTACTCGTCCATCCAGCAAGCCTCGTTCGTACACTTGAACGTCGCCTGCTTCGGACGATACCCTACCTCACCGCACGCGTGGCACTCCTTCGACGTGTTGCGCGGGTTCACCGTCTCGACCGGGATACCCTTCTCAACGGCCTTGTAGCGTATCTGCGCGTGAAGTTTGGCGAACCCCCATCCGTGGAGACGGCGGTTCATATTCTCGCCGTAGTCCATCGACTCCCGTATGTACGTCAGGTCTTCCAGAACCAGTACGGGATTCTCGACGGACTCGGCGTGCTCCACGACTTCGCGGGTGACGCGGTGGAACACGTCGTCTATCTGGTTCCACAGGTCGTCACCGAACGACTCTGCGATACGCTCGCTTCCGCGCTTCTGAAGTCGCCGTTTGGCGGTGAAATAGGTCTTTCGGAGCCGACGAACGGTCTTGCCCTCGTCGGCCCACAATTCGGGAGCGGTCGGAGAACCGTGGTCGTCGCGGTGACACACCGTGACGAGCGACGCTTCCCCAATATCGACACCGATGGGCGTCCGTTCTTCGGCGGGCGCCTCGGAACCATCGTTCACGTCGCGGGTGGCGGTGATGTGGAGGAACCACGTTCCGTCCCGCTGGAACAGCCGACTTTCGCCCATCTCCGCGTCACCAGCGTTCAACGCTTCGAGCCAGTCCCGCTGTTTGGGGTTCGGCTGGGCTGGCATCCAGAGGTGGTAGTCCTCGTGGTGCGGGATTTTGACGTACCACTCGATAGCGTTCTCGGGCTTGTGGTCGAGCCGTAGCCCCTCGTTGGTGAAGCGAACAGGGTGGTCGTCGTGAAGTTCCCCCGCGTTGTACGTCGTCGTGAGTTGCGGGACGTAGGACTTGAGCGCGTTCTTCGCGTACCCGCTCAGTTCGTAGTTGACCACCACGTCGTTCGCTTCGGTCTGCGTAGTACATCGGGCGTCGAAGGCGTCTTGGAGGGCGTGCTGGTACGCCTCTCGCGTCTCTCGGAGTTTCCTCCGCTTGTGCGCGTTCGGGTCCACAAGTTTGAGTTCCAGCGTCTTCGTGAGTTCGGTCACGAATCTCCCTCCATATGTTCTTGGATGTAGTTCTCGACTGTCTCACTCGAAACGTGCCCGTCGGTCCCTGCGTAGTACCCTCGCGCCCACCGAATTTTCTCGCCGTTATGATTTGCGTGTCGGTGGTTGTACTTGCGCGAGGAGATGCCCTTGAACCAGTTGGCGAGTAGTGCCGGTTCGTTCTTGGGCGGACTACTGACGAACAGGTGAACGTGGTCGGGTTGTACGGTGAGGTCAAGGATTTCGACGCCTTTGTCGTCGGCTATTTCGTGGAGGATGGTTCGCACACGGTCTGCGACCTCGTTGACGAGTACCGAGTTGCGGTACTTCGGCAACCACACAATATGGTAGTTGAGGTTGTAGGTTGCGTGCCGTGTGGTCTTCATCCGTGTTGCATACTATGGTCTGTCGGAGTCTTAATACTACCTATAGAACGGTTGAAAATCCAGCTATGGCGTCGTTGATGGGAGTGTAGGCTATTGTCCGCTTGACCCCCGCCTAAAGACGGGGTATGCGCTCGTAACTTTATCAGGCGAGGTCGATCCCGCTGAGGTACCCGAGGAAATCCGATCAATCACCCGTGGACTCGCAAGCGAGCAGCCGCCGACGAATCCGCTCGTCGTCCTGAAGGCCGCCCGCTGGTGGTATATACATGGCAAGGGCGGAACCGATCCCGCGTTCCAGTGGGCGATCGAGTGGGTTCGACACCTCGCGACGGACACGCCGAGCGATGTCGACCAGTTCGATACGTTCCTCGAGTATCTCGTCACGATCGGCCTCGCTGACGAGAAAGCAGCGCTTCGCTAACTGATCCCCATTCACACTGTGGGGGGCTGCTGGACACTACCGGCCAGAAGTAGTGCTGACCGTAATCTGTGCAGACTAAACGAAATTCGCTTAGAACTGGTAGCAGGCAACCTCTTCTTCACCACAGGTCGGACACGTTTCGGCATCCTCGGAAAGGGTCGTTCCGCAGTGCCGGCACTCATATAGGGTAGATGTCGTGGACGTGCGAGTACCAACGACCCCGCGAAGCGTTTCAACGAGACCCATCCTCCCGGTGATTGTGTCGCACTGGTTGTTAATCCCAGCCTCCGATAGCAGCCCCGATCTAAACCCCCCGAAGTAGCGCCGATGTTTATCGTGCGCCCCCGAGGGGTGCGGCGCGTCCTGACTTCTCGGAGACGTCGTCGTACTCGATGTGATGCAATCCATGATGACATCCAGTGAGTCGGGGGTCTCGTTCGAGGAGACCGACACCCGACACGACGAAATGCACAGTACCATCGAAGACTGGATCGACGAGCTCGTCGCAGACGTCGACGAGGCAAAAGCCAGCCAACAGTTCCAGGAGTGGCTCGATGTCCAGTCCCGATTCCACGACTACTCCTATCGCAACACCCTCTTGATCAAGCTCCAGTGTCCCGAGGCGACCCGCGTAGCGGGCTACAATACGTGGCGGTCGGAGTTCGACCGGCACGTCCAAGAGGGCGAACAGGCGATCTGGATCTGGGCACCGATTATTACGAAGCAGTGCCCTGAGTGCGAGAACTCACCGAGCTACCACAAGCAGAGCGACTGTGACTACGACGAAACACCGCCCGAGGAGTGGTCCGAAGGACTGGTTGGATTCAAACCAACGGCAGTCTTCGATGTATCTCAAACCGAGGGCGAACCGCTCCCC of Halolamina sp. CBA1230 contains these proteins:
- a CDS encoding DUF6166 domain-containing protein, giving the protein MSGISDPHSHEQSRGPDDPDVVYIGYRRRGRVIVEKRPEQEQLTPERSLALVNHSSSGFEWGYSGSGPAQLALALLLDYTGDEAFALDHYQAFKSEVVSQLDCAGSDECWRLTSSEIDAALRETTAEPVAPSIN
- a CDS encoding helix-turn-helix domain-containing protein, producing MYEVCGEKELKVILALDPGDSISGIARKIDENRETIRRVVNRLEDAGYVAYDDGLQLVDQTIRDAGLEFLTAAATTSPPSITEAYVLPQFAGLDYAFTSIDAVYVWTRGGYQVARDPADYPLFITVHESELDAWTAFFNRFGIPTAEERQPTDDLDGAIQFVFEPRSQIDAEMVDGRPVISLQETVAFANEHYATFQSALDMLGRMYDDVDTDADYRIEPA
- a CDS encoding RNA-guided endonuclease TnpB family protein; its protein translation is MCVRRTAVVKLAVSDEQRDALHRTADQYLYCANRTADYCWSGTAFTECKTNKRDVRDALYSDLREETELQAQLVQAAIRRAVEAVKAVVERWKKGQRVSCPTFTTETLDYDTRSATFYRNKVSLATVEGRVEPSFVLPADSPTPYERYVLSEDYEFRESTLRYDATTDEFYLHISTRQIDSDDEVSEDTGHSDQTVLGIDLGVNSLAVTSTGTFWQGDDYDHWCREFEKRRGEMQQRGTQAAHNALLRLGKREEAWRKQYIHTVANELVSEAVEHDCDVIAFEDLTDIRERLPHAKWHHVWAFRRLYEYVSYKAPEQGVSVEQVEPNHTSQRCSRTDCGFTHENNRHGEHFECQKCGYEVNADYNGAKNVGLRYARKRRHRLRSSPTSGGGDARVDVRINGGTLNGKSHQRIAGD
- a CDS encoding NAD(P)-dependent oxidoreductase: MENQRVLVTGGGGFIGSNLANHLATQNDVIAVDDQYLGTPENLTDDVEFIDASVVDNDLPTDVDVVFHLAALSSYKMHEDDPTNGARVNVEGFVNTIEQARKDGCDTVVYATTSSIYGDRTEPSPESMDVEARTGYEASKLARERYAEYFHNFHDMTLAGLRFFSVYQGFGGAEEHKGEFANTVAQFTDKIANGEQPELFGDGSQTRDFTHVDDVVRACELAADHELQGIYNVGTAESYTFNEMVDMINDELGTDVDPKYIENPLEVYVHDTMADYSKLHEATGWEPTIDFEEGVTRVCEPYKDSVVTEN
- a CDS encoding UDP binding domain-containing protein → MGDPVATANMREHFPEYADTPTEALDDAVAALVVTDWPEIADLDEEFDVIATPVVVDGRRAIDRQDGIVYEGLTW
- a CDS encoding glycosyltransferase family 2 protein, which translates into the protein MPSVNADQEVVEQGGEYQIEQAPGLDERREGDGVLLPGDSEATPQISLVMPTLNEEEGIRECIQRAKNAFRELGVQAEIIVSDSSTDRTPDIAREEGAIVVEPDGKGYGYAYRYAFDKARADVIAMGDADTTYDFEELPKLYDLVANGDADMAMGSRLEGEIKPGAMPTLHQYVGNPLLTKFLNTFYGAGVSDAHSGMRVFTRDAWEEMGCETTGMEFASEMIMQAGAADLTIEELPIVYHEREGEETLESFKDGWRHVRFMLLNAPGYLFSVPGMMIGLFGILLMAGVAFGVPGSSVTLGPNTMIAGSLFTIVGYQVASMGAFATISGDPIRKPDDPVTEFVVDRLSLERGATAGIVVGGAGAVYAGYLVVTWAQSGFTSVPFTVASLLAFTAIVIGVQTVFSAFFMSAMASSR
- a CDS encoding RNA-guided endonuclease TnpB family protein, giving the protein MTELTKTLELKLVDPNAHKRRKLRETREAYQHALQDAFDARCTTQTEANDVVVNYELSGYAKNALKSYVPQLTTTYNAGELHDDHPVRFTNEGLRLDHKPENAIEWYVKIPHHEDYHLWMPAQPNPKQRDWLEALNAGDAEMGESRLFQRDGTWFLHITATRDVNDGSEAPAEERTPIGVDIGEASLVTVCHRDDHGSPTAPELWADEGKTVRRLRKTYFTAKRRLQKRGSERIAESFGDDLWNQIDDVFHRVTREVVEHAESVENPVLVLEDLTYIRESMDYGENMNRRLHGWGFAKLHAQIRYKAVEKGIPVETVNPRNTSKECHACGEVGYRPKQATFKCTNEACWMDEYQADVNGAVNIADRYLSGESRSREHENDDDSAEDGARLTAPQDSQADADTQQATLGTYAS
- the tnpA gene encoding IS200/IS605 family transposase encodes the protein MKTTRHATYNLNYHIVWLPKYRNSVLVNEVADRVRTILHEIADDKGVEILDLTVQPDHVHLFVSSPPKNEPALLANWFKGISSRKYNHRHANHNGEKIRWARGYYAGTDGHVSSETVENYIQEHMEGDS
- a CDS encoding ArdC-like ssDNA-binding domain-containing protein, with protein sequence MMTSSESGVSFEETDTRHDEMHSTIEDWIDELVADVDEAKASQQFQEWLDVQSRFHDYSYRNTLLIKLQCPEATRVAGYNTWRSEFDRHVQEGEQAIWIWAPIITKQCPECENSPSYHKQSDCDYDETPPEEWSEGLVGFKPTAVFDVSQTEGEPLPELETEAAGDADDLVPALRDAAATLDIDVRVVDAAEWEHGDAKGVCKHRNLHECQPVVEAKDRANQADLAVTLIHEYAHALLHFDVVDEPERAKREIEAEAVAYIVGRYFDLDTSGSAFYLAAWQDDDAESIQERLGRISSTAQEIIGTVAES